TTTGGCTGGCGGCTTCCATTGCCGGCAGCGCATCGATGGCTTCGAATTTCCCCAGTGCATCGCCGGCCCAGTTGACCACGTGAGGGCTTTCATGGGCGAGAAGGTCCCGCAGCAAGTCATAGGCCTCCGGTGTCCGAATATTGCCGAGCACCGAAACGATGCCGGTCTTGATCGGATCGAATTTCCTGTCCATGGAAAACGCCTGCCGGATGGCCGGTATGACGGCAGCCCCCCGTTTTTCCAGGTAGTGAAGGCTGGCGCCCGAGGCATAGGAAAAGCCGAACATGGAGATGTCGATCAGGGTCCGGGTGGCCATGGGGGTCGGAAGGACCTATAGAATTTCAGGAACGAAAAGACCGGACCAGGAGTATATCCAGGCCAATGGGCCTAAATACGGGACGACGTCGGGGCCGACAGCCTTGAGCCGCTGGATCGCTTCTGCCAGGGACTTGCGGCGCAGATCGAGGCCTCGGGTGTGATCCGTCGGGAACCGGCTGGCATCGTCCGCCGTTTTCAGGGCCGAGACCCATTTAACGATGCCGGCATCTTCCCGGGTCGGGTATTGGTCGTTGTAAGCTTTGGCCTTCAGCGCGATCCAGGTTTTTTGAAGCCAGGTCAGGGGCGGATAATAATAGGACAGGGCCGGCGTATCGATTTCGGAATCCCGATAGCGGCCGTGTTCGATAAAAAAAGCTTTTTCGATTTCTGCCACGGCCATGCGTTTTTCACAAATGTCGAGCGCCTGATCGAATTGTCCGGCATGCAGCTTGGCTGTGGACAGGATATCGTGGAGCCGATCTTCGTCCGGATACCGGTCGAGCAGGGTCGCAGCGCGGTCGATCGCTTTGCCATATCGGCCGGCGCGCAGTCGGTCGAAGGTTTGTTCGATCTGCGCAATCAGCTTTTCCTGCTCGGCGTTTTTGGCCGGCTGCGCTGCGGAGGTCGCCGACGGTTTGGCCTGTCCGGCCGACCCATGCCGCGGTTCATGTCGATTCAGGCAGCAATGCTTGTATTTTTTCCCCGACCCGCAGGGGCAGGGGGCGTTTCTGCCGATTTTTTCAGGCGGCGAATCGGACACCCGGGCCCGTTCCTGTTCGATGCGGGATAGCAGGCCGTCCCGAAGCTGCAGCAGGCGCGTTCGGGAAACCCCCGAATTTCGGGCAACTGTGTCCGGGTCATGGCCGCGCAGCAGTTCAAGAACGGGTTCGAGATCAGCCTCGGACATGGTGTCCAACGTGATATGATGATCGATGGTCATGGTCGGCAGCCTCTTTTTGTTAGAAACCAGGAATAGCGGTTCAGATGGTATCGAAAAATTCCTTGCACGCACGGGCAAAGCCGGCTTCGTAGGCCTGAAAATCGAAGCTGGCGTCTCCCAGGTGTCGATTGAGCGTCTCGGCTCGATAAAGATCCCAGCCGACCGGGATGGCCCCGGCACGGGCCACCGCGGCCAGTTCGTCATAATCCGCTTTGTGTCTGGCGAAGGTTGCTCCTTTTCGGTAGCCCCGCTGGAACCAGATTTTTGTATTCGCTTTGGTTTTTTTTCCTTTCATGGTGACTTCTTCCGGTAAAATGGACAGCAGCCGCAATAGGCGCCCAACCATTGCGGCTACTGCAGGAGGATTCCTGTATGGCATTTTACAGGCATCCAAAGAAGGGGACGCCACAATCAGCACTGACCCCATTGGACCCGCGCGTACGATTGCGCGAATGTCCGGTAGTGATCGGGGCTCAGGATGTGGATCCCGTCCTTGTCGAATTTCAACAACCGATACGAATCGATCTCGGTTTGTTCGCTCACGATTTCGTCACAAAGTTGGACCAGGTCCTGCAGTGCCTCCGCATGGGTTTCCACGGTCGCCCGAACCAGCGTTGAATTCGGAACGTCTTTATTCTCCTGATATCCGGCCAAGATGACCTCCGCGATCCGGTCTTCATTGACCGGGACGGGGAAAACGGCCACATAAATCTCCGTTACCCGTTCAACGGTTTTTTCGTGCCTGCCTGGACCCGACATATCGTACTCCTCTTTATGGGGTCAAAAGACACGACATCGCCCCAAGGGTAGGTCCCTGCCCGGGTGCCGGCCGGCACCC
This window of the uncultured Desulfosarcina sp. genome carries:
- a CDS encoding HEAT repeat domain-containing protein — protein: MATRTLIDISMFGFSYASGASLHYLEKRGAAVIPAIRQAFSMDRKFDPIKTGIVSVLGNIRTPEAYDLLRDLLAHESPHVVNWAGDALGKFEAIDALPAMEAASQRIGGQKMIDRAIRRLKDLASAAVLPK
- a CDS encoding SEC-C metal-binding domain-containing protein; its protein translation is MTIDHHITLDTMSEADLEPVLELLRGHDPDTVARNSGVSRTRLLQLRDGLLSRIEQERARVSDSPPEKIGRNAPCPCGSGKKYKHCCLNRHEPRHGSAGQAKPSATSAAQPAKNAEQEKLIAQIEQTFDRLRAGRYGKAIDRAATLLDRYPDEDRLHDILSTAKLHAGQFDQALDICEKRMAVAEIEKAFFIEHGRYRDSEIDTPALSYYYPPLTWLQKTWIALKAKAYNDQYPTREDAGIVKWVSALKTADDASRFPTDHTRGLDLRRKSLAEAIQRLKAVGPDVVPYLGPLAWIYSWSGLFVPEIL